One Brachybacterium kimchii genomic window carries:
- the thrS gene encoding threonine--tRNA ligase gives MAQIAITLDGSPQQIEEGTTGTELFEGQGTIVALRVDGELRDLATAVADGQEIEGVELGSEDGLSILRHSTAHVLAQAVQRVNPEAKLGIGPPITDGFYYDFDVETPFTPEDLKDLEKQMGRIVKENQRFVRREVSDDEARAEESGEPFKLELIGLKSTADDAAEGASVEVGAGGLTMYDNVSKKGEVVWTDLCRGPHLPSTKHIGNGFALTRSAAAYWRGSEKNPMLQRVYGTAWPTKDELKAYQERIAEAERRDHRRLGSELDLFSFPDEIGSGLPVFHPKGAMIKMEMEDYSRRRHVEAGYSFVSTPHITKKNLFETSRHLEWYADGMYPPMHLDEEQDADGNVTKQGQDYYLKPMNCPMHNLVYRSRGRSYRELPLRLFEFGSVYRYEKSGVVHGLTRARGFTQDDAHIYTTREQMRDELASLLTFVLDLLRDYGLDDFYLELSTRDPEKSVGDEATWEEATRTLEEVARESGLDLVPDPGGAAFYGPKISVQAKDAIGRTWQLSTIQLDFFEPELFELEYTASDGSRQRPVMIHRALFGSIERFFGVLLEHYAGAFPVWLAPVQVVGIPVAAEYAPYLDQVAQRLRERGVRVEVDASDDRMQKKIRTHTKEKVPFLLIAGGEDQENGAVSFRFRDGSQDNGIPVDEAVERIVESIRTRALV, from the coding sequence GTGGCCCAGATCGCCATCACCCTCGACGGATCCCCCCAGCAGATCGAGGAGGGGACCACGGGCACCGAGCTGTTCGAGGGCCAGGGCACGATCGTCGCCCTGCGGGTCGACGGCGAGCTGCGTGACCTCGCGACCGCCGTGGCCGACGGCCAGGAGATCGAGGGAGTCGAGCTCGGCAGCGAGGACGGGCTCTCCATCCTGCGCCACTCCACCGCGCACGTGCTCGCCCAGGCGGTGCAGCGCGTGAACCCCGAGGCGAAGCTGGGCATCGGACCGCCCATCACCGACGGCTTCTACTACGACTTCGACGTCGAGACCCCCTTCACCCCCGAGGACCTCAAGGACCTCGAGAAGCAGATGGGGCGCATCGTCAAGGAGAACCAGCGCTTCGTCCGCCGCGAGGTGAGCGACGACGAGGCCCGCGCCGAGGAGTCCGGCGAGCCCTTCAAGCTCGAGCTGATCGGCCTCAAGTCCACGGCCGACGACGCCGCCGAGGGCGCGAGCGTCGAGGTCGGCGCCGGCGGACTGACCATGTACGACAACGTCTCCAAGAAGGGCGAGGTGGTCTGGACCGACCTCTGCCGCGGCCCCCACCTGCCCTCGACCAAGCACATCGGCAACGGCTTCGCCCTCACCCGCTCCGCCGCCGCGTACTGGCGCGGGAGCGAGAAGAACCCGATGCTGCAGCGCGTCTACGGCACCGCCTGGCCCACCAAGGACGAGCTCAAGGCCTACCAGGAGCGGATCGCCGAGGCCGAGCGCCGCGACCACCGCCGCCTGGGCTCCGAGCTGGACCTGTTCTCGTTCCCCGACGAGATCGGCTCCGGGCTGCCCGTGTTCCACCCCAAGGGCGCGATGATCAAGATGGAGATGGAGGACTACTCCCGCCGTCGTCACGTCGAGGCCGGCTACTCCTTCGTCTCCACCCCGCACATCACCAAGAAGAACCTCTTCGAGACCTCCCGCCACCTCGAGTGGTACGCCGACGGCATGTACCCGCCCATGCATCTCGACGAGGAGCAGGACGCGGACGGCAACGTCACCAAGCAGGGCCAGGACTACTACCTGAAGCCCATGAACTGCCCGATGCACAATCTCGTCTACCGCTCCCGGGGACGCTCCTACCGCGAGCTGCCCCTGCGGCTGTTCGAGTTCGGCAGCGTCTACCGCTACGAGAAGTCCGGCGTGGTCCACGGCCTCACCCGCGCGCGCGGGTTCACCCAGGACGACGCGCACATCTACACCACGCGCGAGCAGATGCGCGACGAGCTCGCGAGCCTGCTGACCTTCGTGCTGGACCTGCTGCGCGACTACGGGCTCGACGACTTCTACCTCGAGCTGTCCACCCGCGATCCCGAGAAGTCCGTGGGCGACGAGGCGACCTGGGAGGAGGCGACCCGCACCCTCGAGGAGGTCGCGCGGGAGTCGGGCCTCGACCTGGTGCCAGACCCGGGGGGCGCAGCCTTCTACGGACCGAAGATCTCGGTGCAGGCCAAGGACGCCATCGGCCGCACCTGGCAGCTCTCGACCATCCAGCTCGACTTCTTCGAGCCCGAGCTGTTCGAGCTCGAGTACACCGCGTCCGACGGCTCCCGCCAGCGCCCGGTGATGATCCACCGCGCGCTCTTCGGGTCGATCGAGCGCTTCTTCGGCGTGCTGCTCGAGCACTACGCGGGCGCCTTCCCGGTCTGGCTCGCCCCCGTGCAGGTCGTCGGCATCCCGGTGGCCGCCGAGTACGCCCCCTACCTCGACCAGGTCGCGCAGCGGCTGCGCGAGCGGGGCGTGCGCGTGGAGGTCGACGCCTCGGACGACAGGATGCAGAAGAAGATCCGCACGCACACCAAGGAGAAGGTGCCCTTCCTCCTCATCGCCGGCGGCGAGGACCAGGAGAACGGCGCGGTCTCCTTCCGCTTCCGCGACGGCAGCCAGGACAACGGCATCCCCGTGGACGAGGCCGTCGAGCGCATCGTCGAGTCGATCCGCACCCGCGCACTGGTCTGA
- a CDS encoding OFA family MFS transporter — protein sequence MSVLERDAIVAPVKFNRWLIPPAALAIHLSIGQVYAFSVFKAPLIDHFGFDEGSGEVATGWIFSLAIAMLGISSAIAGAWVEKVGPRKSMVVSGAFWVAGFLVATLGVATSQLWLVYVGYGVIGGIGLGIGYISPVSTLMKWFPDRPGLSTGLAIMGFGGGALIASPTSNALMALYGGGADHLGDGITGTFLTLAVIYLIVIALGAYVIRLPHPDWAPAGFDASRATAKPMQSAGNVSVRGAMRTPQFWLLWIALFTNVTAGIGILESASPMIQGSFAGITAVAAGGFVGLLSIFNMGGRFVWSTASDYLGRKNTYLVFLGGGILLYLLLVTIGSQALAIFVLSALVIISFYGGGFATAPAYLKDLFGVYQVGAIHGRLLTAWSAAGIVGPLIVNSVVEHQKSAGQEGFGLYRLALIIMIGILAVGFVANLLIRRLDPRHFEAPEVVAKKAEHDREAAAKASAARHGADGAASASGAHTAAAGVLALIVVAALAYGVVKTLITAVGLFTG from the coding sequence ATGTCCGTGCTCGAACGCGACGCGATCGTCGCGCCCGTGAAGTTCAACCGCTGGCTGATCCCGCCCGCGGCGCTCGCCATCCACCTGAGCATCGGCCAGGTCTACGCGTTCTCCGTGTTCAAGGCCCCGCTCATCGACCACTTCGGCTTCGACGAGGGCAGCGGCGAGGTCGCGACCGGGTGGATCTTCTCCCTCGCGATCGCGATGCTCGGCATCTCCTCGGCGATCGCGGGCGCGTGGGTCGAGAAGGTCGGCCCGCGCAAGTCGATGGTGGTCTCCGGCGCCTTCTGGGTGGCGGGCTTCCTCGTGGCCACCCTGGGCGTCGCGACCAGTCAGCTCTGGCTCGTGTACGTCGGCTACGGAGTCATCGGCGGCATCGGGCTCGGGATCGGCTACATCTCGCCGGTGTCCACGCTCATGAAGTGGTTCCCGGATCGTCCGGGCCTGTCGACAGGGCTGGCGATCATGGGCTTCGGGGGCGGCGCGCTCATCGCGAGCCCCACCTCGAACGCGCTGATGGCCCTGTACGGCGGCGGCGCCGATCATCTCGGCGACGGCATCACCGGCACCTTCCTCACCCTCGCGGTGATCTACCTGATCGTCATCGCCCTCGGCGCGTACGTCATCCGCCTCCCGCATCCCGACTGGGCGCCGGCCGGATTCGACGCCTCGCGCGCCACGGCCAAGCCCATGCAGTCGGCGGGCAACGTCTCCGTCCGGGGAGCGATGCGCACTCCGCAGTTCTGGCTGCTGTGGATCGCGCTGTTCACCAACGTCACCGCCGGCATCGGCATCCTCGAGTCCGCCTCGCCGATGATCCAGGGGTCCTTCGCCGGCATCACCGCGGTCGCCGCCGGCGGCTTCGTGGGGCTGCTCTCGATCTTCAACATGGGCGGCCGCTTCGTGTGGTCCACGGCCTCGGACTACCTGGGCCGGAAGAACACGTACCTGGTGTTCCTCGGCGGCGGGATCCTCCTGTACCTGCTGCTGGTGACCATCGGCTCCCAGGCCCTCGCGATCTTCGTGCTCTCGGCGCTCGTGATCATCTCCTTCTACGGGGGCGGCTTCGCCACGGCGCCCGCGTACCTCAAGGACCTGTTCGGCGTGTATCAGGTGGGCGCGATCCACGGCCGCCTGCTCACGGCGTGGTCCGCCGCGGGCATCGTGGGCCCGCTGATCGTGAACTCCGTGGTCGAGCACCAGAAGAGCGCGGGCCAGGAGGGCTTCGGCCTCTATCGCCTGGCGCTGATCATCATGATCGGCATCCTCGCCGTCGGCTTCGTCGCGAACCTCCTGATCCGCCGCCTCGACCCGCGCCACTTCGAGGCCCCGGAGGTCGTCGCGAAGAAGGCCGAGCACGACCGCGAGGCCGCGGCCAAGGCGTCCGCCGCCCGGCACGGCGCCGACGGGGCGGCGTCCGCGAGCGGTGCGCACACCGCCGCGGCCGGCGTGCTCGCGCTCATCGTGGTCGCGGCGCTGGCCTACGGCGTCGTCAAGACGCTCATCACCGCCGTCGGACTGTTCACGGGCTGA
- the glgX gene encoding glycogen debranching protein GlgX: protein MQIWTGQPYPLGATFDGGGTNFALFSEAAERVELCLFDEDGTETRVQVTEVDAFVWHVYLPAVQPGQRYGYRVHGPYDPAAGQRCDPSKLLLDPYAKAISGMATNHPSLFSYDFEDPEQRNEEDSAPHTMLGIVVSPYFDWGSDHSPGHEYHDTVIYEAHVKGLTMQHPGIDESIRGTYVAMGHPEIIRHLQSLGVTAVELMPVHQFVQDGHLVEKGLRNYWGYNTIGFFAPHNEYSYAGDAGQQVQEFKTMVKNLHAAGIEVILDVVYNHTAEGNDKGPTLSFRGIDNASYYRLVEDDKAHYYDTTGTGNSLLMRTPHVLQLIMDSLRYWVSEMHVDGFRFDLASTLARELHEVDRLSAFFDIIQQDPIISQVKLIAEPWDLGEGGYQVGGFPPLWSEWNGRYRDTVRDAGRSEPGVLPDFSSRLAGSSDLYQHTGRTPIASVNFVTAHDGFTLRDLVSFNERHNEANGEGGNDGESHNRSWNSGAEGPTEDLAITSLRLRRAKNFMATLLVSQGVPMILHGDEMGRTQQGNNNTYCQDDEISWVDWDLDDDQQDMLDFTRHMIALRRAHPIFRRRRFLGGQNPCEGDESLPDVVWLATDGTEMTQEQWDDPQNKCVDVFLNGSAIPEPDTRGERIIDDSALLMFNWAGNDVDFRVPPEEFGAAWYVASGTAHQLDLGERLEPGQTITRPAHSVLILGRHPAEPAADETGGAQAEEQDGSSEAALPPRAPAYTSASSQSPGPLAAPRITSASHPRR, encoded by the coding sequence ATGCAGATCTGGACGGGACAGCCGTACCCCCTCGGCGCGACCTTCGACGGCGGCGGCACCAACTTCGCCCTGTTCTCCGAGGCGGCCGAGCGGGTCGAGCTGTGCCTGTTCGACGAGGACGGCACCGAGACCCGCGTGCAGGTCACCGAGGTCGACGCGTTCGTCTGGCACGTCTACCTTCCGGCGGTCCAGCCCGGCCAGCGCTACGGCTACCGCGTCCACGGCCCCTACGATCCCGCCGCCGGCCAGCGCTGCGACCCGTCCAAGCTGCTGCTGGACCCGTACGCGAAGGCGATCAGCGGGATGGCCACGAACCATCCCTCGCTCTTCTCCTACGACTTCGAGGATCCCGAGCAGCGCAACGAGGAGGACTCGGCGCCGCACACGATGCTGGGGATCGTGGTGTCCCCCTACTTCGACTGGGGCAGCGACCACTCCCCCGGCCACGAGTACCACGACACCGTCATCTACGAGGCGCACGTCAAGGGCCTGACGATGCAGCACCCGGGGATCGACGAGTCCATCCGCGGCACCTACGTGGCGATGGGCCACCCCGAGATCATCCGCCACCTGCAGTCGCTCGGCGTGACCGCCGTGGAGCTGATGCCCGTGCACCAGTTCGTCCAGGACGGCCACCTCGTCGAGAAGGGCCTGCGCAACTACTGGGGCTACAACACGATCGGCTTCTTCGCCCCGCACAACGAGTACTCCTACGCGGGGGACGCCGGCCAGCAGGTCCAGGAGTTCAAGACCATGGTCAAGAACCTCCACGCCGCCGGCATCGAGGTGATCCTCGACGTCGTCTACAACCACACCGCCGAGGGCAACGACAAGGGACCCACCCTCTCCTTCCGCGGCATCGACAACGCCTCCTACTACCGGCTCGTCGAGGACGACAAGGCCCACTACTACGACACCACGGGCACGGGGAACTCCCTGCTCATGCGCACCCCGCACGTGCTGCAGCTGATCATGGACTCGCTGCGCTACTGGGTCAGCGAGATGCACGTGGACGGCTTCCGCTTCGACCTCGCCTCGACGCTCGCCCGCGAGCTGCACGAGGTGGATCGGCTCTCCGCCTTCTTCGACATCATCCAGCAGGACCCGATCATCTCCCAGGTCAAGCTCATCGCCGAGCCCTGGGACCTCGGCGAGGGCGGATACCAGGTGGGAGGCTTCCCGCCCCTGTGGTCGGAGTGGAACGGCCGCTACCGCGACACCGTGCGCGACGCGGGCCGCAGCGAGCCGGGCGTGCTGCCGGACTTCTCCTCGCGCCTCGCGGGCTCCTCAGACCTGTACCAGCACACGGGCCGCACCCCGATCGCCTCCGTCAACTTCGTCACCGCGCACGACGGCTTCACCCTGCGCGACCTCGTCTCCTTCAACGAGCGCCACAACGAGGCCAACGGCGAGGGCGGAAACGACGGCGAGAGCCACAACCGCTCCTGGAACTCGGGGGCCGAGGGTCCGACGGAGGACCTCGCCATCACCTCGCTGCGCCTGCGCCGCGCGAAGAACTTCATGGCGACCCTGCTGGTCAGCCAGGGCGTGCCGATGATCCTCCACGGCGACGAGATGGGCCGCACCCAGCAGGGCAACAACAACACCTACTGCCAGGACGACGAGATCTCGTGGGTCGACTGGGACCTCGACGACGACCAGCAGGACATGCTCGACTTCACCCGGCACATGATCGCCCTGCGCCGGGCGCACCCGATCTTCCGGCGCCGGCGCTTCCTGGGCGGCCAGAACCCCTGCGAGGGCGATGAGTCGCTGCCGGACGTGGTCTGGCTCGCGACCGACGGCACCGAGATGACGCAGGAGCAGTGGGACGACCCGCAGAACAAGTGCGTGGACGTGTTCCTCAACGGCTCCGCGATCCCCGAGCCGGACACCCGCGGCGAGCGCATCATCGACGACTCCGCGCTGCTCATGTTCAACTGGGCGGGCAACGACGTGGACTTCCGCGTCCCGCCCGAGGAGTTCGGCGCCGCCTGGTACGTCGCCTCGGGCACGGCCCACCAGCTCGATCTGGGCGAGAGGCTCGAGCCCGGGCAGACGATCACGCGCCCCGCCCACTCCGTGCTGATCCTGGGACGGCACCCCGCCGAGCCCGCGGCGGACGAGACCGGCGGTGCGCAGGCCGAGGAGCAGGACGGGTCCTCGGAGGCCGCCCTGCCGCCGCGCGCACCGGCGTACACGAGCGCGTCCTCGCAGTCCCCCGGCCCGCTCGCCGCGCCGCGGATCACGAGCGCCTCGCATCCGCGGCGCTGA
- a CDS encoding PrsW family intramembrane metalloprotease, which translates to MTAPGTAADYGYDVDRTDPQAPGHLRPGAARRTRRRRPWVQLLVWGGAIAALILVAAGVWFFTIRPLGTGTALVAFTAALVPVSLVLAAVWWLDRYTPQPRITLVYSFVWGAAGSVALTFVIGGAVTWWITPQDAGENTANFLAAVVQAPLVEESMKSSGLIALLIWGRRFIGGPIDGVVYAMLIAGGFAFTENVLYFGRAFQQAQASGTVDAFWQTFLLRGLLSPFAHASFTSLCGLGLGIAAERRSLMLYFGLGVGGLSLGMCLHALWNGSTFFIEVDQAAPMSGFLRYYLAIQLPLFLLLAGIMTFLRLREKRIVRTQLSAYGRAGWFAPREVDMLVSIRARRRAEKWASAHGAVPRTAMHDLILASVDLAITRHGVLHGKPTAKTRERERELLERITADRRLIGALSRPVAPAAPAADG; encoded by the coding sequence ATGACCGCGCCGGGGACCGCCGCCGACTACGGGTACGACGTCGATCGCACGGACCCGCAGGCGCCCGGGCACCTGCGTCCGGGCGCGGCACGGCGCACCCGCAGGCGGCGCCCCTGGGTGCAGCTCCTCGTCTGGGGAGGGGCGATCGCGGCCCTGATCCTGGTCGCCGCCGGCGTGTGGTTCTTCACGATCCGGCCGCTCGGCACGGGCACCGCCCTGGTCGCGTTCACCGCCGCGCTCGTGCCCGTGAGCCTCGTGCTCGCCGCCGTGTGGTGGCTCGACCGCTACACCCCGCAGCCGCGCATCACCCTCGTCTACTCCTTCGTGTGGGGCGCGGCCGGATCGGTCGCGCTGACCTTCGTCATCGGCGGCGCCGTGACCTGGTGGATCACCCCGCAGGACGCGGGCGAGAACACCGCGAACTTCCTCGCCGCCGTGGTCCAGGCCCCCCTGGTCGAGGAGTCGATGAAATCCTCCGGGCTCATCGCCCTGCTGATCTGGGGGCGCCGCTTCATCGGCGGGCCGATCGACGGCGTGGTCTACGCCATGCTCATCGCCGGCGGCTTCGCCTTCACCGAGAACGTGCTCTACTTCGGGCGCGCCTTCCAGCAGGCCCAGGCCTCGGGCACCGTCGACGCCTTCTGGCAGACCTTCCTGCTGCGGGGCCTGCTCTCCCCGTTCGCCCACGCGAGCTTCACCTCGCTGTGCGGGCTGGGGCTGGGGATCGCCGCCGAGCGCCGCTCACTCATGCTCTACTTCGGACTGGGCGTGGGCGGTCTGTCGCTGGGCATGTGCCTGCACGCCCTGTGGAACGGCTCCACCTTCTTCATCGAGGTCGACCAGGCGGCGCCGATGTCGGGCTTCCTGCGCTACTACCTCGCGATCCAGCTCCCGCTGTTCCTCCTGCTCGCCGGCATCATGACCTTCCTGAGGCTGCGGGAGAAGCGGATCGTGCGCACGCAGCTCTCCGCCTACGGGCGCGCCGGATGGTTCGCTCCCCGCGAGGTGGACATGCTGGTCTCGATCCGCGCCCGCCGCCGGGCCGAGAAGTGGGCGTCCGCGCACGGGGCCGTGCCGCGGACGGCGATGCACGACCTCATCCTCGCCTCGGTGGACCTCGCCATCACCCGCCACGGCGTGCTCCACGGGAAGCCGACGGCGAAGACCCGCGAGCGCGAGCGGGAGCTGCTCGAGCGGATCACCGCGGACCGTCGGCTGATCGGCGCGCTCAGCCGACCCGTCGCCCCCGCCGCACCCGCCGCGGACGGCTGA
- a CDS encoding HIT family protein: MGTPEQNGSAEQRAQDERADEPVRVEAPSAFAGEDDGMDRLWTPHRMVYIQGEGKPEDPDDGEQCPFCAGPAKSDEDALIVHRGSLAFVILNLFPYNSGHLMVCPYRHVADYTDLTEDEVVEVADLTRTAMRVVREVSRPDGFNLGMNQGEAGGAGIAAHLHQHVVPRWIGDANFLPVIGRTKALPILLADTRAQYAAAWPGGVGEGERA, translated from the coding sequence ATGGGCACGCCCGAGCAGAACGGCTCCGCGGAGCAGAGGGCCCAGGACGAGCGGGCCGACGAGCCCGTGCGCGTCGAGGCCCCGAGCGCCTTCGCCGGGGAGGATGACGGCATGGACCGGCTGTGGACGCCCCATCGGATGGTGTACATCCAGGGCGAGGGCAAGCCCGAGGACCCCGACGACGGCGAGCAGTGCCCCTTCTGCGCGGGGCCCGCGAAGAGCGACGAGGACGCGCTCATCGTCCATCGAGGGTCGCTCGCGTTCGTCATCCTCAACCTCTTCCCCTACAACAGCGGCCACCTCATGGTGTGCCCGTACCGCCACGTCGCGGACTACACGGATCTCACCGAGGACGAGGTCGTCGAGGTCGCGGACCTCACCCGGACCGCGATGAGGGTGGTGCGCGAGGTCTCCCGTCCCGACGGCTTCAACCTGGGCATGAACCAGGGCGAGGCCGGCGGGGCGGGCATCGCCGCCCACCTCCACCAGCACGTCGTCCCGCGCTGGATCGGTGACGCGAACTTCCTGCCCGTCATCGGGCGCACCAAGGCGCTGCCCATCCTGCTCGCCGACACCCGCGCCCAGTACGCCGCGGCCTGGCCCGGCGGGGTGGGGGAGGGCGAGCGCGCATGA
- a CDS encoding NAD-dependent epimerase/dehydratase family protein, with protein MSDDAKKRILLTGATGGVGTALLARLDDEYDIVPQGRHARTEGLRDRLRIADVTDYDQVRALMDGIDAVVHLAGSASPESDWEAVLGPNIVGQRNVLEAARDAGVRRVVLASSNHAMGGYDRHEQWPVHSDMPPWPDSLYGVSKVFGEALGRHYHDAFGLEVIALRIGWMSEDPLSTDVDLLRAMWLSPDDAARAVRSALEADVPFGIYYAISANPNRRWDITDTMLELGYRPQDDWTAFPGAHEEVVEGGADSPGNWPEGS; from the coding sequence ATGAGCGATGACGCGAAGAAGCGGATCCTGCTGACCGGGGCGACGGGCGGGGTGGGCACGGCGCTGCTCGCCCGGCTCGACGACGAGTACGACATCGTCCCGCAGGGTCGGCACGCACGCACCGAAGGGCTGCGCGACCGGCTGCGCATCGCCGACGTGACCGACTACGACCAGGTCCGCGCGCTGATGGACGGGATCGACGCGGTCGTCCACCTCGCGGGATCGGCCTCCCCCGAGTCCGACTGGGAAGCGGTGCTGGGCCCGAACATCGTGGGCCAGCGCAACGTGCTGGAGGCGGCGCGGGACGCGGGCGTGCGCCGGGTCGTGCTCGCCTCGTCGAACCATGCGATGGGCGGCTACGACCGCCATGAGCAGTGGCCCGTGCACAGCGACATGCCGCCCTGGCCGGACTCCCTCTACGGGGTCTCCAAGGTGTTCGGCGAGGCCCTGGGGCGCCACTACCACGACGCCTTCGGCCTCGAGGTGATCGCCCTGCGCATCGGATGGATGAGCGAGGACCCGCTGTCCACCGACGTGGACCTACTGCGCGCCATGTGGCTCTCCCCGGACGACGCGGCCCGGGCCGTCCGCAGCGCGCTCGAGGCCGACGTCCCCTTCGGCATCTACTACGCGATCTCCGCCAACCCCAATCGCCGCTGGGACATCACCGACACGATGCTCGAGCTGGGGTACCGCCCGCAGGACGACTGGACCGCCTTCCCCGGAGCGCACGAGGAGGTCGTCGAGGGCGGGGCCGACAGCCCGGGCAACTGGCCCGAGGGGTCCTGA